A stretch of DNA from Mesorhizobium onobrychidis:
GTTGACGATGGCGATGTGGTTGTTTTCCTGCAGCGTGACCGCTATCTCGCCGGCCTCGTTGAAGGCGACGAATTCCGGCTCCGGATCTTCCGCCGCGACTTCGGCAATGCCCGCCAGGTTGACGGTCTTCATCGCCGCGCAATCAGGCTGGCCTTCGGCAAGCGTGAAAATCTTGAGGTCGCCCGCCGGCATCTGCGGAATTTCTCCGTCGTTCAGATCCTCGTCGCGCTCGTTCTCGATGGCGATGGCCAGGAACTTGCCGTCCTTGCTGAACGCCAGCGAGTCCGGCTGGCCGCCGAGGTCGCAGGTGCCTTCGATCGCCTTTGAGGCGAGGTCGATGATAGTAAGATTGCCGGAAGGCTTGGCTTTGCTCTGGGACGTGTTGACGCCGGCCAGCACCTTGCCGCCGATGACCACAACCGAGGTTGGCTCGCCGTCGATCTTGACGATGCCGCCGGCCTTGGGCGCCTTGGGATCGGCGATGTCGATGAAGCCGACCGCACCGAGCGGGCTATCGGAATAGACCAGCGTCATGCCGTCTTCGCTCGCCGTGATGATCTCGGACGAAGTCGGCGTGGTCTTTTCGACATCCGCCGGGAGGTTTCCGGCCACCGCGAAGCTCGCGACCCGGTTGAACATCATGTCGGCATGGGCCGGCAGCGAAACGGAGGCAGCAAGCGCTGCCGTCAGGACGAGAAGCGCGGAATGGCGGGGCACGGGTGGCGTCTCCTGTTCGATGGAATCCACCTGATTTGCGGGAACGACATTTCAAAGCGATGACGGATCGATGACACTTCCGCGACAGGCGGTCAGGGTCCGTCGATATTCACCTCATACTGGCCTGCAAATGGCGGCTTTTTGCGGCCGCGATCAGCGCCCCACAGGCGCGAACAGCAAGAAGCTCCAGCCCCGGAAGGACGCCCTACTCCGCCTCGGCCACCATCTGCCGCCCGCCGACCCAGTTCCGCCAGGCTCTCTCGTCGCCGTGGAACACGTTGAGGTCGATGCGGCCCCTCACCCCGTGCGACAGGCCGGAGCCGGAATACTGCCAGAACACCCATTTGCGGCCGGGATAGACCTTTGACGGGTGCTGTGCCACCGCGCGCAGCCAGAATGGATAGTCCAGAAATGCGCCACGCAGATTGTCGCGGTAGAAATCAGGCGCGGTGTAGATGATGGGCCGCTGGCCGTAGTGGCGCTCGAGCTTGTCCATGAACACCTGCATCTTCTCCAGCACCTTTTGCCGCGACGGCCGCCGCTTGCAGCTGGATTCGCCGTTCCACTCGACATCGATCACCGGCGGCAAGGCGCCCTCGACCCTCGGCACGTTGCGGATGAACCAGTCGGCCTGCTCGCCGGCCGTGCGGCACCAGTAGAAGAAATGGTAGGCGCCGCGCTTGAGGCCGGCGGCGTGGGCATTGCGCCAGTTCTTCCTGAACATCGGGTCGAGATGATCGCCGCCGTCGGTCGCCTTGATGTAAGCAAAGTTCGCGCCCTGCGCGCGCAGCTTGTCCCAGTTCACGTTGCCCTGCCAGCGCGAGACGTCGACGCCGTGAACAGCGAGGTGTCTGGGCGACGCCCTGCCGAAATTGATCGGCTTGGCGTCACGAAAACGATAGCGCTGGACCGGCTCGGCGAGCATCGGTGCTGTCCGTGCCAGCCGCGTCGGCGCCACCAGGGCAATCGGCTCGGCGGGTGGTTCGATGCTTTCCACAGGCTCTGGAGTGGCCATCGCCACAGTCGGCTCCGCCGCCTCTTCCTGCGCGAAGTCGGGCGCCGCATCGGCCGCACCGACGGACGCTACCGGCGCCGGCGGCCGCACAACCGAGCTGGTCGTCTCGCTGGACGGCACTTGCAACGCGTCGACGCCGGACGTGGATGTGCAGCCGGCAAGGCACAGAGACGCGAGCACAAAGATGACGACGCCTGATAACCGCATCTGGACCTGTACGCAGAACACAACAGACCGAGGGCAAGACAACGCCGCCGGACAAACCAGTCCAGATTACTAACGAGAAATTACCAACAAAGTTTGAATCAAATTGTTAGGACGAGAACTGGGCAAACAGAATACATGGCGTGCTTGATCGCCGTAGCGGCGAGAGCTTGAAAACGCCGGCAGGGGCAGAGGGCGCACGAAGGATCGCCGACCCTGCACCGCTGCTAGCCACACAGCCATAGCGTGTGGCAGGCCTTGGCTACCACGTGAGCGGGCGGCACAAAGCGATCCTCGACGGGTCGATCGTCGACCGGGCGATTGACGACCGGCACATCGTCCTCCGCCCGGCGAACTTTTTCTTCAAGCAGCGTGCGAAGCTCGGCCGGCTGCACGCGGTCACGCTCCATCACGAGCTTGACCATCGGATCGCTCAAAAGCTCATCCAGGGTGTTGATTCTGTCGTTCATCCGTCGCCTCCTCGACTGCCGACCCGCACGTAATAGATAGGTGGCAATGATGGCTCGCCAATGACGCTTTGCCGGCTATCTCGTGTCCCGGATGAAAAAATTGGGCACGCGCTGCGCTTCAATTCGGCGGTGGCGCGCCTTCATATTGCGGCAGGCCGTCGTCGAGTTGCACCCAGGGCTGCTTCGAGGCGGTCCACATATGCATCTGCGGCTTGAATATCGAAGGGTCGTCGAGCGAGCCTGAGGTGACGCCGATGATGCCGGCGGAGTCGCGCCGGGAAAACATCGTCGTGCCGCAGCCCGGGCAGAAGCCGCGCTTGAGATCGGGCGAGGAATTCACCGTCGCCACCGGCCCGTCGATGGTCACATCGTCGATACGGAACAGCACGCGGGCGTTGAAGGCAGCGCCCAGCGCCTTCTGGCAAAGCCGGCAATGGCAGACGCGCTCGTTGATCGGCGCGGCCTCAGTGCGGTAGCGCACCGCCCCGCACAGGCAGCCGCCCTGATATTTCGCCATTGCCTGAGCCCCTCTTTCTGAAGATTGGCAGCAAGGTAGCTGCCGGGATAGGAGCGTCAATTGAAAATCTTTGATGGCGCCATCTGTTGGCGTGATGCGGCAGGCCGAACGTGCGATCAGGCGCGATGCGCAACGAGCGTCGCCGGCCATCTCGCGGGAGACGGCCGGCAGGCAGTTGTCAGGCTGTCAGTTCGTTTCGCTGACGATCTCGTCCCAGGTCTTGACCTTGGTCTCGCCATTGAGAAAGGGCAGCGCGGCGGCCACCAGTTCCGGCGCGAAGAACACGTCGTAATGGGTGCGGTTCGGCAGGATGGCCAAACGGTTCTGCGACAGGTTCTCGCGCATCCAGCCGGCGTCCTTCAACCCGCCGCCGAGCATCTGATAGAACTTGATCTCGTGCTCGGGCCGGTACATGTCGCTGTCGCCAAAAACCAGCATGACCGGCATCTTCAGCTTCGCCACGTCGGCGGAATAATCATAGTCCTTGCGCATATGGGCGCCCAGTTGATCGAGCAGCTTCGGAAAGTCCTGCGGATGCGGCGCGACCGCCGCGTAGGACTTGTACATCGGCGTGTCCTTCATCATGTCGGCCATCGCCGCGCCGACCTGCGCCTGCTGGGTGCGCATGTCGGCATAGAAGCCGTCCGAGGCATAGCCGGTCGAGACCAGGACCAGCCGGCGCACGGTTTCGGGATGCTGGACGGCCATGCGGAAGGCAACGCCGCCGCCCAGCGAGTAACCCATGACATCGACCTGCTCGTAGCCGAGCGCCTTGACGATCGCCGCCATGTCGTCACCCATCGCCTCCAGGCTGAGCGGCCGGTCGCCGAGCGCGGTGCGGCCGTGACCATGCAGGTCGACGCCGATGACGGTGCGGTTCTCGGCAAGCTTAGGCAGGATCGGCGCGAACATGTCGGTGGTGCCGAGACCACCATGCAGCAGAAGCAGCGGCTCGCCGTTGCCGTAGACGGCGTAATAGTAATTCAGGCCGTTGATCGGCAGCAGGCCGGATTTCGCCGGCTCTGGCATCGCCTTCATTTCGGTGATCATGGCGGGCTTTGCCTCCTCGGCTTTGGTGGAGCCCGGCGCAGCGAAGAGCGCAGCAGCCGAGGCGAAGATGGCGAAAAACATCGATCTGGACATGTCGGTCTCCTCCCGTCCGCTGGTATCAAAGCCGCTTGGCTAGTTCCTCGAGCTGGTCGGCGCACTGGCCCCAGCCCTCGTGAAAGCCCATCTTCTCGTGCTTTTCGCGATCGGTGACGGACCAATGCGCAACCCGAGCGATGTAGCGGGTCTTGCCCTCGCCCTCATCCTCGAAGGTCAGTACAACCGTCATGAACGGCTTTTCGGACGGCTCCCAGGCCTTTGTATAGGCGTCGGTGAGAACGATCTTCCTGCCCGGCACGACTTCGAGGAAGATGCCGGGGTTCGGGAATTCGTTGCCGTCGGGTCCCGCCATGACGACCAGGCTGGAGCCGCCGGTGCGCACGTCCATTTCGGCGCGCGGCGTCGTCCAGGGCTTTGGCGCGAACCATTGCGTTACGAGTTTCGGCTCGGTCCAGCAGCGATAGACGTTCTCGCGCGGCGCATCGATGATGCGGGCAAGAACCAGTTCACGGTCGGAGTTGGGGGCGATGTCGAGCTTGGTCGTCATGATGGTCCCCTCACTTGCTTGCTAAAGAGTTGGCTTGAATGCCGGTTTCCGTCTCAAGGACGAGTGGGCAACGCGCAGCCCGACACGGTCTCGCGAAAAACTTCGCCTGGCCGATTCCGGCGGACGCCGAATGAGAGCTTAGTGGCGCTTGGCTTGCACCAGATAGGCGTCGATCTCGGTCTCGCCGAGCCACTTCGCCGCTTCCAGCCGGTGCAGGCCTTCGACCAGGATATGGCGCTTGCCGTCATGGCGCACCTGGATCGGCGTCTTCATGCCGTTTTCCAGAATGTCCTCTGCCAGATGCCGGACGGTCTCGGGATGCAGCGTCTTCCTGCGCGCGGTCGGCACGTAGATGTCGTCCACCTTGACCTTTTGCACTCTCAGCATGTCGGCTCCCGTGGCGAAAAAGGCCACCCTTTGTGAGATAGTCGGTTTGGCAGGCAAGGCCAAGGCCGGCTGTCAGCTATCGCTGGCCCGATCGTTTCCAATTGACGCTTGGCCGGCAGATGGTCGAAATGACGCGTTCGACCCTCCACAGGCGTTCATGACCCAGCTTCCTACCGAATTCCCCGATTTCGGACTGACGCCCCACCAGCGCCGGCAAGCGGTGCGCGGCCACTACTGGGAGTGGCCGGGCATGGATGGCGAACGCGGCGAGATCTGGTGCTACAGCGACCGTTTTTCATACCGCCGGGGCGAGACAGTTGTGCTGCATGTCAGCTCGACAGCCTCCAGCTTCAGCGTGGCGATCGTCCGCGACGGCGGGACCGAAACGAAAATGTTCGAGACGGCCGGGATCGCGGCGCGCTGGCAGGATACGCCCGATCAATGTTCGGTCTTGGGCTGCGGCTGGGACGCGTCGTTTGAGTTCCGTGTCAATGACGAATGGCCGTCCGGAGCCTACCGCGTCACGCTGACGGCGGACGGCCGCGACGGCAAGCCGATCCGCTGCCACCACCTTTTCATCGTTAGCCCGCAGCCCGGCAAGAAACGGGGTCGTGTGCTGCAGGTTGCCGCCACCGGCACCTGGCTTGCCTACAACACTTGGGGCGGCTCCAATCATTACGAAGGCATCACCGGCCCGAACCGCGACCAGTATGCCCCAATGGTGTCGAGGCAGCGGCCATGGTGCCGCGGCTTTGTTGTTCTGCCGAAAGAGGCGCCGCGCGTGCCGCTCGAGGTCGCCGTGCCGCCGAAGACCGCGCCGCGCTATCCGCATATGGAATGGGCTTTCGCCACCGGCCATTCGAAGAAATACGCCTCGTCCGGCTGGGCAAGCTATGACAGCCACTTTTTTCGTTTTGCCGAACGCGCCGGCTATGCTGTCGACCTTGCCAGCCAGCACGAATTGCATTTCTCGCCCGAAATCCTCGACGGCTATGACTGCGTCGTCTTCGTCGGCCATGACGAATATTGGACCTGGGAGATGCGCGACGCTGTCGATGCCTATGTCGAACGCGGCGGCCATGCGGCGCGCTTCGCCGGCAATTTCATGTGGCAGACCAGGCTGGAGGACGAGGGCCGCCGCCAGATCTGCTACAAATACCGCGCCCGCGCCGAGGATCCGGCCTATCGGGGCGGCGACGTGACCCGCGCCACGAATTCTTGGGAAGCGCCGGAAATCGGCCGGCCGGGTGCGACGACCTTCGGGCTCAATGCGACCAGGGGCCTCTATGCCGGCTGGGGCGGTTGCGCGCCGCGCGGCGTGCGCGGCTTTCCGGTCTACCGGCCTGACCATTGGGCGTTCGCCGGCACAGGCATCTATTACGGCGACCTGCTCGGCGCCGACAGCCATGTCTATGGCTATGAGGTCGACGGGCTGGACCACGAGATCCACGGCGGCCTGCCCTACCCGACGCCCGACAGCGGCGCGCCGGATGGCCTGGAAATTCTCGCGGTCGGCATGGCTGCGCAAATCGAGGAGAGCGCCGACATCGCGTTCGAAGACCAGTTTCTCGGCGACGAGGACGGACGCTTCACCGCCGAAACGCTGTTCGGCGAGGCGAGCGACGCCAATCTCGACAAGGTCAAGCGCGGCAACGGAATGATCGTCAATTTCCCGCGCGGCAAGGGCGAGGTGTTCCACGCCGGAAGCTGCGAATGGGTCGCCGGCCTGCTAAGGCAGGACGCGATGGTCGAACTTGTCACCAAAAATGTTCTCGGCCGCTACCTCGGAAAGTCCTGACATGCTGAAGTCCCAAACCCCTGCCCCGGACGCCGAGACGCGCCCGCCATCGCATCTGTTCTATCTGTCCAGTCTGCGCCGGCCGCTGGTCGATCGCGCCGAAGGCATCTACATCTGGACGCAGGATGGCCGCCGCTTCATCGACGGATCGAGCGGACCGATGGTCGCCAATATCGGTCATTCCAACCGCAACGTGCTGGATGCGATGAAGCGGCAGATGGACCGCGCCACCTTCGCCTATCGGCTGCATTTCGAGAACGAGCCGGCCGAGGAGTTGGCGCGGGAGCTGGCCGGAAAGCTGCCCGAAGGCATGGACCGCATCTTTTTCGTTTCGGGCGGCTCGGAAGCGACTGAATCCTGCATCAAGCTTGCCAGGCAGTGGGCAGTGGCGACAGGCCAGCCCAGGCGCTGGAAGGTGATCACCCGCTTTCCCTCCTATCATGGCGGCACGCTTGGTTCGCTGTCCGTCACCGGCGACGATGCGCTGGCCGAAACTTTTGCGCCGATGATGCAGGTCATGCCGACCGTGCCGGCGCCGGCCGCCTGGCGCGACCGTGACAATCTCTCGATGGAACAGCGCGGCATTCGCTACGCCGACATGCTGGAGGAGAAAATCCTCGCCGAGGGACCGGAAAGCGTCCTCGCCTTCATCATGGAGCCGGTCGGCGGCGCTGCCACAGCGGCGCTGGTGGCGCCGGACAGCTACTATCCGCGCATCCGCGAAATCTGCGATCGCTACGGCATCCTGCTCATCCATGACGAAGTGATGAGCGGTGCGGGCCGCACCGGAAAGTTCCTCGGTGGCGACCATTGGAACTGCAAGCCTGATATCGTCGCGCTGTCGAAGGGACTGGGCTCGGGCTATGCGCCGCTCGGTGCGCTGGCGGCGCCGATGCGGCTGGTACAGCCGCTGCTCGCCTCCGGCGGCTTCCAGCACGGCCACACCTATGCCGGCAATCCGCTCGCCTGCGCCGCCGGGCTCGCCGTGCTTGGCGAAATGGACCGCCTCGGCCTGATCGCCAATGCGGCTGACATGGGCGACCTTTTGATGGCCGAGCTGAAAGGATTGGCCAAGCGGTTTCCGTTCATCGCCGACGTGCGCGGCAAGGGCCTGCTCACCGGCGCCGAGATGGTCGCCGACCCCGATACGCTGAGGCCGATCGCACCGGCGAAGAAGGCCACCCAGCGCCTGCTCGACCTCGCCTATGAGCGCGGCCTGATAATCTATGGCCGCAAAGTCAAGGGCGGCATCGACGGCGACAATTTCATGGTGGCGCCGCCGATGATCGTCACCAAGGAACAGGTCGGCGAGATCGTCGCCATCATCGGCGATTCGCTGCAGGTGCTGGCCGGCGAGCTCGACCTGCCGGTCGAAGACTGAAAATGGCGCCGCGAAAAGTCATCATCACCTGCGCCGTCACCGGGTCGGTGCACACGCCGTCGATGTCGCCGCATCTGCCGGTGACGCCGGGCCAGATCGCCGCAGAGGCGATCGCCGCGGCGGAAGCCGGCGCTTCGATCCTGCATCTTCACGCCCGCGACCCGAAGGATGGGCGGCCGACCGCCGATCCTGATGCGTTCATGCAGTTCCTGCCGCGCATCAAGCAGGCGACCGATGCGGTGATCAACATCACCACCGGCGGCTCCTCGCTGATGACGCTCGACCAGCGCCTGGCCGCACCGCTCAGGGCCGAGCCCGAAATGTGCTCGCTCAACATGGGCTCGATGAATTTCGCGCTGTTCCCGATGCTCGACCGGCCAAGGCAATGGCAGCACGAGTGGGAGCCCAAGTTGCTGGAGGCAACCCGCGACACGATCTTCAAGAACACCTTTGCCGACATGGAGACCGTGCTCGAAAGACTTGGAAAGGGCTGCGGCACACGCTTCGAATTCGAATGCTACGATGTCGGCCACCTCTATTCGCTGGCGCATTTTCGCGACCGAGGGGTGGTTTCGGGACCTCTGTTCATCCAGTTCGTGTTCGGCATACTGGGCGGTATCGGCGCCGATCCCGACAATCTGGTGCATATGAAGCGCATCGCCGACAAATTATTCGGCGACAGCTATCAGTTTTCGGTGCTGGCCGCCGGGCGCCACCAGATGCCGATGATCTCGATTGCGGCGGCGATGGGCGGCAATGTCCGCGTCGGGTTGGAGGATAGCCTCTATGACGGGCCCCAGCTGGCAAAGTCCAATGCCGACCAGGTTCGCCGTATCCGCAGCGTGCTCGACGGGCTGTCGCTTGACGTCGCCACGCCCGCTGAGGCGCGCGAGATGCTGGCACTCAAGGGCGGTGATAGGGTAGCGTTCTGAGATGGCCTGAGATGCTTGCAAAGTGACCAATCCAGCACGCAACGACATTCTCGTCCGGCCCGGAACTGTCGAGGACGTCGAAACCATCCATGCCGCGATCCTGCGGCTTGGCGCTCATATCGGCGCGCCCGAGGAAATCACCTCGACGGCCGACGACCTCCGCACCTACGGCTTTGGCGAAAAACCTTCTTTCTCGACCCTGATCGCCGAAGTCGGCGGCGAGTTCGCCGGCCTCTGCCTCCATTTCCCGATCTTCTCGACCTGGATGGGGCGGCCTGGCGTCTATGTGCAGGACCTCTTTGTCGAAGACCGGTTTCGCGGCCGCAAGATCGGCGAACGCCTGCTGCGGCGTGTCGCGCGAGAATGCCGGAAAGATGGCGGCGTCTACCTCAGACTGTCCGTCGATACCGACAATGAAACCGCTAGGGCCTTTTACGAAAGACTGGGCATTGCCTGGTCGAGCTACGAGCAGGTGCAGAAGATCGTCGGCGACGCCTTCGTCGCTTTCGCCGACGCGCCAGAGGATGAGGGGAAATAATGAAAGCCTTCTATGCCGAAGAACAGAAGCGCCATGATCCCAAGGCGTTCCTCTCCAGCGGTGCCCAAAAGCCCAATCCGGAAAAACCGGAACGGGTCGAACGGCTGCTCGCCGGCGCAAAGGCCGCCGGCTGCACGATCGAACGGCCGAGAGATCACGGGCTTGGTCCGGTTGCGGCGGTGCATACGCCCGAATACCTCGATTTTCTCGAACACATATTCGCGCGCTGGCAGCGCATCGAGGGCGCTTCGGCGGAAGTGATTCCCAACATCCACCCGATAGCGCGGGACGGCTCCTATCCGGCCTCGGCGGTCGGCCAGGCCGGCTACCACATGGCCGACACCGCTTGCCCGATCTCCGGCGAGACATGGCATAGCGCGCTGTGGAGCGCCTGGAGCGCGGTTGAAGCCGCCGAGGCGGTGATGGCGGGTGCGCCGGCTGCCTATGCGCTGTGCCGTCCGCCCGGCCACCACGCCTTTGCCGATGTCGCCGGCGGCTTCTGCTTCATCAACAATTCGGCGATCGCGGCACAGGCACTACGCAAGAATGCAGCGCGGGTGGCGATCCTCGATGTCGACCTGCATCACGGCAACGGCACGCAAGGCATTTTCTATGCGCGGCCGGACGTGCTCACCGTCTCGTTGCATGCCGATCCGGTGCGCTTCTATCCGTTCTTCTGGGGTCATGCCGACGAGCGCGGCGAAAGGCCCGGTCTCGGCTACAATCTCAACCTGCCGCTGGCGCGCAAATCCGGCGATGCCGCGTTCCTCGAAGCACTCGACGTGGCTTTCCAGCGCATCCGCGCCTTTGCGCCCGAAGCGCTTGTCGTGGCGCTCGGCCTCGACGCCTTCGAGGGCGATCCGTTCGGCGGGCTGTCGGTGACGACACCGGGATTCTCGCGCATCGGCGAGGCTATCGCCGGCCTCGACCTGCCGATGGTCATCGTGCAGGAGGGCGGCTATCTCTGCGACGAGCTCGGCGACAATCTTACTGCCTTCCTCACCGGATTCGGCGGCAAGAAGCGGTGATATCAGCCGGATGCTGCGTCAGAACCGCTCCTGTCGCAGCATGGCGATGACACGGCGCACGCTCTCCAGCGTCTCGTCGATCTCGGCCGCCGTGTTGTAATGGGCGATACCGATGCGCACGACGCCATGCTCGGCTGGAATGCCGAGTTGGTGGACGATCTCCCAGGCATAGTTGTGGCCGGACCACAGGAAGATGTTTTCCGCATTCATCTGCCGCACAATTGTCTCAGGCACGATGCCGTCGACCGTGAACGAGACCGTCGGCACGCGCTCCCCGACAAGCGCCGGATCGGTGATGCCGTGAATGATCAGGCCGGAAATATCCGACAGGCAGTCGATCAACCTTTGCGCCAACGGGTTTTCGTAAGCGGTTGATACTTCGAACGCCTTGGCGATCTTCTGCCGCCGCGATCCTCTCTCGCCGGCTGCCTTGCCCAGTCCCTCGAAATGGCCAACGGCGGCCGTCAGCCCGGCCAGCAGCTCGATCTGCGGCGTGCCGAGCTCGAACCGCTCCGGCAGAGCGTCGGACGAACAGCGGCACTTGTGCGGTTTCAGAGCATCGATGACATCCAGCCTGCCCCATAGGATGCCCATATGCGGGCCGAAGAATTTATAGGCCGAGCAGATCAGGAAATCGCAGCCGATGTCCCTGACGTCGATCAGGCCGTGCGGCGCGAACTGCACGGCGTCCACATAGACCAGCGCGCCGGCCTGCTTGGCGATGCGGGTCAGCGCCTTCACCCGGTTGATCGAGCCGGTCAGATTGCTGGCGTAGTTCAAGGCCACGAGCCGCGTCCTGTCGGTGAGCAGTGTAGCAAGCGCCGCCTCCTCGATCTGCCAGCTCTGCTGGTCGAAAGGCAGCCAGCGCACGACGAGGCCAAGGTCTTCGGCCAGTTGCAGCCAGGGCGACACGTTGCCTTCGTGATCCATGCGGGTGAGGATGATCTCGTCGCCCGGTTTCATCGTGCAGCCGAGCGTGCGCGACATGTGGTAGGTCAACGTCGTCATGTTGGCGCCGATGATGATTTCCTGCGGGCTTGCAGCACCCAGGAAATCGGCCATCGCCGCATGGGCGTCGTCGACGATTTGTTGCGCCGCGATCGTGGTTTCGAAAAAACCGCCGAGATTGGCATTGGTGGTCAGCAGGCAGCGCGATACCGCGTCGGCGACCGCTTGCGGCACCTGCGTGCCGGCAGGGTTGTCGAGATAGATGCGGCGACGGCCCTTGTCGGTCAGCGAAAGCGCCGGAAATTTCTCGCGCACGGCGTCGATCGGAAAATTCACTTCTGCCCCCTTCCCCTTGTAATCATTTGATAACTTCGCTCTCGGCCGTGTTGCTCACGGGCACGGATTGCCGACACGCTGGTGGATTGCATCGACCGCCTTCTGCATGTCCTCGCTCCAGACGACGTCGGCGGAAGACAGCGCCATTTCGAGCTGCGAAATGGTCGTCGCGCCGATGATGCTCGAGGTGACAAAGGGCCGGCTCGTGACATAGGCGTTGGCAAACAATGCCGGCTCCATGCCGAAAGAGCGCGCCAGCTTGTTGTACTCGAGCTGCGCTT
This window harbors:
- a CDS encoding cysteine desulfurase-like protein, with the protein product MNFPIDAVREKFPALSLTDKGRRRIYLDNPAGTQVPQAVADAVSRCLLTTNANLGGFFETTIAAQQIVDDAHAAMADFLGAASPQEIIIGANMTTLTYHMSRTLGCTMKPGDEIILTRMDHEGNVSPWLQLAEDLGLVVRWLPFDQQSWQIEEAALATLLTDRTRLVALNYASNLTGSINRVKALTRIAKQAGALVYVDAVQFAPHGLIDVRDIGCDFLICSAYKFFGPHMGILWGRLDVIDALKPHKCRCSSDALPERFELGTPQIELLAGLTAAVGHFEGLGKAAGERGSRRQKIAKAFEVSTAYENPLAQRLIDCLSDISGLIIHGITDPALVGERVPTVSFTVDGIVPETIVRQMNAENIFLWSGHNYAWEIVHQLGIPAEHGVVRIGIAHYNTAAEIDETLESVRRVIAMLRQERF